From Ptiloglossa arizonensis isolate GNS036 chromosome 14, iyPtiAriz1_principal, whole genome shotgun sequence, the proteins below share one genomic window:
- the Znt77c gene encoding zinc transporter 77C has protein sequence MAVKEWFRRLQPVQLYLILFFTTAFFIVEIVASHVTHSLTLLLNAYHMLCNVIALAGCIASIKYSHRQSDSSHRGNSSSSSLQNSVICINNEDRGSVTSLSTKTKQSRSDRRMKNTFGWARIDILTMLVCCVFLASFCFSLLVEALQTLIHIDHLDEMHHPVPVLAIGASGILLNAFCYILIGGYTFNQGIVLHVTMNGDVILRRNVTSQQTEEGERQLSTQTRRSPLGIPKSQGFRETCRDVLGCVFVMLVSTLVYFTDSNVAKYIDPLFAFISSISLFLLSYPYMKESGLILLQTIPNHINIDSLKRELLEAFPGIVNVHDLHVWQLTGQKIISTAHIIFLDPTVYASITNQVTEFFIEMGITQVTIQPEFHKIRPNMERTGCLIRCHGEHCSSSQCCSKEKFMEDSCLDVSIKQRHSINKKLEGKEIIPAPSVVDLKRFILHDNEGPRSYQPRSDNITDRSACCSDDGEVQVNKDKTLDSGSYAINVDVNDQKCTTSRRDSDQEITSEH, from the exons ATGGCTGTGAAAGAATGGTTCAGGAGGCTGCAGCCGGTTCAGTTGTACCTGATCCTGTTCTTCACCACTGCTTTCTTCATCGTCGAGATCGTTGCTAGTCATGTAACTCACTCGTTAACGTTACTGCTTAACGCATATCACATGCTGTGCAACGTCATAGCACTTGCAGGCTGCATCGCATCGATCAAG TATAGCCATCGTCAAAGTGATAGCAGTCATAGGGGCAACAGTAGTTCCAGTTCGTTACAAAACTCTGTAATTTGTATCAATAACGAAGATCGAGGTTCTGTGACATCCCTGTCAACGAAAACGAAG CAATCACGATCGGATCGAAGAATGAAGAACACTTTTGGATGGGCAAGAATAGACATTCTTACTATGCTTGTCTGCTGCGTTTTCCTCGCATCGTTCTGTTTTTCCTTGCTGGTGGAAGCATTGCAGACTCTAATACACATAGACCATTTGGACGAAATGCATCATCCAGTGCCTGTTTTAGCTATTGGTGCATCCGGTATCCTTCTCAATGCTTTTTGTTACATATTAATAGGAGGATACACCTTCAATCAGGGCATCGTTCTTCACGTTACAATGAACGGGGACGTGATACTACGAag AAACGTTACTTCACAGCAAACGGAGGAAGGTGAACGACAGCTATCGACGCAAACCAGACGAAGTCCCTTGGGTATACCAAAAAGCCAAGGTTTTCGAGAAACGTGTCGTGATGTGCTTGGCTGCGTTTTCGTGATGTTAGTGTCTACCTTAGTGTATTTCACTGACTCCAACGTGGCCAAATACATTGACCCTCtgtttgcctttatttcctcaATATCTCTTTTCCTTCTTAGTTATCCGTATA TGAAAGAATCTGGATTAATACTTCTTCAAACGATTCCGAACCATATAAATATCGACTCCCTTAAGAGGGAATTACTGGAAGCATTCCCAGGCATCGTGAATGTTCATGACTTGCACGTGTGGCAGCTAACGGGGCAAAAGATCATATCTACGGCACACATCATATTTTTGGATCCGACG GTTTATGCCAGCATTACCAATCAGGTTACAGAATTTTTTATAGAAATGGGAATAACCCAAGTGACTATACAACCAGAGTTTCACAAG ATAAGACCAAATATGGAGAGAACTGGTTGTTTGATTCGTTGTCATGGTGAGCACTGCAGTTCGTCACAGTGTTGTTCCAAGGAAAAGTTTATGGAAGATTCGTGTTTGGACGTATCGATAAAACAAAGACATTCTATAAACAAGAAACTCGAGGGAAAGGAAATTATTCCAGCTCCATCTGTGGTTGATCTGAAGAGATTTATTCTCCACGATAACGAGGGACCACGGTCTTATCAACCGAGGAGCGACAACATAACAGACAGAAGCGCGTGTTGCTCGGACGATGGAGAAGTACAAGTTAATAAAGATAAAACACTCGACAGCGGTTCCTATGCGATAAACGTAGATGTCAATGATCAGAAATGCACTACAAGTCGTAGAGACTCGGACCAGGAGATCACATCTGAACATTGA
- the LOC143154291 gene encoding uncharacterized protein LOC143154291, producing the protein MEKLIKIVQQYPILYDTNHKSYTKTKLKEEIWNSIAEKLNLTTQAAKAQWKSLRHCHRDALRRRKSKSEQTAVYKKFWAYEKQMEYLLPFMNNRSMSSRTDTEILNSNEQNNIENQVTKDEQEDETMNEEDRPVIEAEIIITDEANENCEETIRETKRKRKVNSNVDLSQERAMHTEEKRCKNKDVTWRENMANRLKPEKEENDALYQFFLSMYNSTKMLPRHLQFQIKKTLFQTVSDAEEQTFHNSCLQTAFNNIPEKFSSSQSSSSASELTCIPREFSSNDPESLSFVQNP; encoded by the exons ATGGAGaagttaataaaaattgtacaacaatATCCCATTCTGTACGATACAAATCATAAATCTTATACGAAGACAAAATTAAAGGAGGAGATTTGGAATTCCATCGcagagaaattaaatttgacca CCCAAGCAGCGAAGGCTCAATGGAAGTCACTTCGACATTGTCATCGAGACGCTCTTCGTCGGCGCAAGTCGAAAAGCGAGCAAACGGCAGTGTATAAAAAATTTTGGGCATACGAAAAACAAATGGAGTATCTGTTACCGTTCATGAATAACAGATCAATGTCGTCGAGAACGGACACCGAAATTCTTAACAGTAACGAACAGAATAATATCGAGAACCAGGTGACGAAGGACGAACAAGAAGATGAAACAATGAACGAGGAAGATCGCCCGGTAATTGAAGCGGAAATCATAATAACGGACGAAGCGAACGAAAATTGCGAGGAAACTATACGTGAAactaaaagaaagagaaaggtgAATTCCAATGTCGACTTATCACAAGAACGAGCCATGCACACCGAGGAAAAGAGGTGCAAGAATAAAGACGTCACTTGGCGAGAAAATATGGCGAATCGATTAAAGccagaaaaggaagaaaacgaCGCACtgtatcaattttttctttccatGTACAACTCCACTAAAATGTTACCGCGTCATTTgcaatttcaaattaaaaaaacgTTATTTCAAACCGTGTCCGACGCCGAGGAACAGACTTTTCATAATTCGTGTCTGCAGACAGCTTTTAATAATATACCTgaaaaattctccagttcgcaaAGTTCATCCTCTGCTTCAGAATTAACTTGCATCCCGCGCGAATTTTCATCCAATGACCCCGAATCGTTATCGTTCGTTCAAAATCCGTGA